A single genomic interval of Oryctolagus cuniculus chromosome 19, mOryCun1.1, whole genome shotgun sequence harbors:
- the NPW gene encoding neuropeptide W: protein MAGVNQSAWSSSPGESLGPRGTATRLQPPALRLPTPGPRRAPDPAALVAGPPRLAAVDARALARGQGVRGPERGPPASRPLLALALALLLLPLPAGAWYKHVASPRYHTVGRAAGLLMGLRRSPYVWRRALRAAAGTPAWDAFAPGAAARDALLLRFPGLWEPWEAPRRSFTAGRPVRAPRSPPALEWRPGPRSPSAADPARPFGETDPAPPPYPQRIPLAGPRLARGQL from the exons ATGGCCGGGGTGAACCAGTCGGCGTGGAGCTCCAGCCCTGGGGAAAGC CTGGGCCCACGGGGGACCGCCACGCGCCTCCAGCCTCCCGCGCTTCGGCTCCCGACGCCCGGACCCCGCCGCGCGCCGGACCCAGCCGCGTTGGTTGCTGGCCCGCCCCGCCTGGCGGCCGTCGACGCTAGAGCCCTGGCGCGGGGCCAGGGAGTGCGGGGCCCGGAGCGGGGGCCTCCGGCGAGCCGGCCGCTGCTGGCGCTGGCCCTGGCGCTGCTCCTGCTGCCGCTGCCCGCCGGCGCCTGGTACAAGCACGTGGCGAGTCCCCGCTACCACACGGTGGGCCGCGCCGCCGGCCTGCTCATGGGGCTGCGCCGCTCGCCCTACGTGTGGCGCCGTGCGCTGCGCGCGGCCGCTGGCACCCCGGCCTGGGACGCCTTCGCCCCGGGCGCCGCGGCGCGCGACGCCCTCCTCCTGCGTTTCCCGGGGCTTTGGGAGCCGTGGGAGGCGCCACGCCGGAGCTTCACAGCTGGGCGCCCCGTGCGTGCGCCCCGCAGCCCGCCCGCCCTCGAGTGGCGGCCGGGGCCCCGCTCCCCCAGCGCAGCGGACCCAGCCAG ACCCTTCGGAGAGACGGATCCCGCCCCGCCGCCGTATCCGCAGCGAATCCCCCTCGCCGGCCCCCGCCTGGCCCGCGGACAGCTGTGA